In one window of Halobacteriovorax sp. HLS DNA:
- a CDS encoding lysylphosphatidylglycerol synthase transmembrane domain-containing protein produces the protein MLKTLAKFLIAAILIGWLINSGKLDLTLVKRLISDSNNWIYASLLFIFQVSLSSVRWRLILKTKSKEYLPYRKLIGLTWIGQFFNTFLPGAVTGDLIKLVYAKDLDPKLPKTFLVMSVFIDRILGLVGLIFLTGIFTLVNYQEMIALSPKMKTLLPFNAILFLGSLVFLVSLFLPKKPRELILFLCEKVPVIGAKLKKTFEQVWLIGKNKKSIILAILISLVLQYGNIWVFWLVTEPFLEVSVPIGQLFTFIPIGLISIAVPISPAGLGVGHLIFDELFKLVNIKGGASLFNLYFIIIVCSNLIGIFPYLFSKKHDLSETSEFEGLEDSKD, from the coding sequence ATGCTAAAAACTTTGGCAAAATTTCTCATAGCCGCAATCTTAATTGGATGGCTAATTAATAGTGGAAAACTAGATCTCACATTAGTGAAACGACTCATAAGTGATTCTAACAATTGGATCTATGCAAGTTTACTATTTATCTTTCAAGTGAGCTTATCTAGTGTTAGGTGGAGATTAATCTTAAAAACAAAATCTAAAGAGTATCTTCCCTATAGAAAGCTTATTGGACTCACGTGGATTGGCCAATTTTTCAATACCTTTTTACCTGGTGCAGTAACTGGAGATCTGATCAAATTAGTCTATGCAAAAGATCTTGACCCTAAGCTTCCAAAAACATTTTTAGTTATGTCCGTATTTATCGATAGAATCTTAGGTTTAGTTGGTCTTATTTTTCTTACTGGTATTTTTACTTTAGTAAATTATCAAGAAATGATTGCACTTTCACCTAAGATGAAAACACTGCTTCCTTTTAATGCAATATTATTTTTGGGTTCACTAGTATTTCTCGTTTCACTTTTTCTTCCAAAAAAACCGAGAGAGCTCATCCTATTTCTTTGTGAGAAAGTTCCAGTCATTGGAGCAAAGCTTAAGAAAACATTTGAACAAGTTTGGTTAATTGGTAAAAATAAAAAGTCTATTATCTTAGCCATTCTTATTAGCCTAGTGCTCCAATATGGAAATATTTGGGTATTCTGGCTAGTAACTGAGCCATTTCTAGAAGTTTCAGTCCCTATCGGACAACTTTTTACATTTATACCGATTGGACTAATTTCAATTGCTGTTCCTATTTCGCCGGCAGGACTTGGAGTAGGACACTTGATATTTGATGAGTTATTTAAACTCGTTAATATAAAAGGTGGAGCATCGTTATTTAATCTCTATTTTATAATTATTGTTTGTTCAAACTTAATTGGAATCTTTCCTTACCTCTTTAGTAAGAAACATGACTTAAGTGAAACAAGTGAATTTGAAGGTCTCGAAGATAGCAAAGATTAA
- a CDS encoding UDP-glucose/GDP-mannose dehydrogenase family protein, translated as MKVTVIGTGYVGLVSGTCFAEIGHEVTCIDIDPKKIEILNNGKSPIYEPGLEELLQRNMKSGRLKFSTNYDSVPSAKSIFLAVGTPSSDDGSANLTYLREAALSVAKEMSEEAIIVIKSTVPVGTCEMIKNLVKESTQKSFHIVNNPEFLKEGTAVDDFMRPDRVVIGHADQYAADAMSELYAPLVKQGNPIYMMSNLSAEMTKYAANCFLATKISFINEIAKLCDLAGADVNEVRKGIGSDSRIGHKFLYPGPGYGGSCFPKDVKALMHTAREFGMNLKVVEATEEVNEEQKKRMFEKIVSHYGSDLSGKIFTFWGVAFKANTDDVRETSAITMSKELANAGAIIHYYDPEASENFEALINSVEGMQGKTKSFSNKYDALNGSDGLVTMTEWREFTNPDFSEIEARLNKSVIFDSRNLYDTQKVLALGFDYYAIGKKIK; from the coding sequence ATGAAAGTAACAGTAATTGGAACGGGTTATGTTGGCCTTGTAAGTGGAACTTGTTTTGCTGAAATAGGTCACGAAGTAACTTGTATTGATATAGACCCTAAGAAGATTGAAATATTAAATAATGGGAAGTCCCCAATTTATGAACCAGGACTTGAAGAGCTTCTTCAAAGAAATATGAAGTCTGGTAGATTAAAATTTTCAACTAACTATGACTCAGTCCCTAGTGCAAAGAGTATTTTCCTCGCAGTTGGTACTCCGTCTAGTGATGATGGTTCAGCTAACCTGACTTACCTAAGAGAAGCAGCTTTATCAGTTGCTAAGGAAATGAGTGAAGAAGCAATTATTGTAATTAAGTCAACTGTACCAGTTGGTACATGTGAGATGATTAAAAACCTTGTAAAAGAAAGCACTCAGAAGTCATTTCATATTGTTAATAATCCAGAATTCCTAAAAGAAGGAACTGCGGTTGATGACTTCATGAGACCAGATAGAGTTGTAATTGGTCATGCCGATCAATATGCAGCGGATGCTATGAGTGAACTCTATGCACCTCTTGTTAAGCAAGGTAACCCAATTTATATGATGTCTAATTTGTCGGCGGAGATGACGAAGTATGCGGCTAACTGCTTTTTGGCCACAAAGATTTCTTTCATCAATGAAATTGCAAAATTATGTGACCTGGCCGGTGCAGACGTGAATGAAGTTAGAAAGGGAATTGGAAGTGATTCTCGAATTGGACACAAGTTCTTATACCCAGGACCAGGATATGGTGGAAGTTGTTTTCCTAAAGACGTTAAGGCTTTAATGCATACAGCGAGAGAGTTTGGAATGAACTTGAAAGTCGTTGAGGCCACTGAAGAAGTGAATGAAGAACAAAAGAAGAGAATGTTCGAAAAGATAGTTAGTCATTACGGGAGTGATCTTTCTGGAAAAATTTTCACTTTCTGGGGAGTTGCATTTAAGGCCAATACAGATGATGTGAGAGAAACAAGTGCAATTACCATGTCTAAAGAATTAGCTAATGCTGGCGCAATTATTCATTATTATGATCCTGAAGCATCAGAGAACTTTGAAGCACTTATAAATTCAGTTGAAGGTATGCAAGGAAAAACTAAGAGCTTCAGCAATAAGTATGATGCTTTAAATGGTAGTGATGGTCTAGTGACAATGACTGAGTGGAGAGAATTTACGAACCCTGACTTTTCAGAGATCGAAGCAAGGCTTAATAAGTCTGTAATTTTTGATAGTAGAAATCTCTATGATACTCAAAAAGTATTAGCTTTAGGATTTGATTACTACGCTATCGGAAAAAAAATAAAATAA
- a CDS encoding nitrilase-related carbon-nitrogen hydrolase translates to MKVAIIQMTSKLDYKENLSKIESMLDTVSSENIEAVFLPECFYSMSNGQSPSPHLIEDENLHYQNIKNLSIKYKMAFIGGSVATRIGDSIVNRSYNFDAEGNELGRYDKIHLFSCNIQRGDIKKKINEGDIYTPGTASKLINLKQLAIGLGICFDLRYSEMALAYRKQGANLLTYASAFTVPTGKAHWHTLVRARAIESQCFVIASAQWGANNDKIQTYGHSLIVDPWGEILIDAEQGESIHTCELDLDKVDLSRSQVIMGRE, encoded by the coding sequence ATGAAAGTAGCAATTATTCAAATGACTTCTAAACTCGACTATAAAGAAAATCTTTCAAAGATTGAGAGTATGCTAGATACAGTTTCAAGTGAAAATATTGAAGCTGTATTCTTACCAGAGTGTTTCTATAGTATGTCCAATGGGCAAAGTCCAAGCCCTCACTTAATTGAAGATGAGAATTTACACTACCAAAATATAAAAAATCTTTCTATAAAGTACAAAATGGCCTTTATAGGAGGATCAGTTGCTACTAGAATTGGCGATAGTATTGTAAATCGTTCTTATAACTTTGATGCTGAAGGTAACGAGTTAGGTCGCTATGATAAAATTCATCTCTTTTCATGTAATATACAAAGAGGTGATATTAAAAAGAAAATCAATGAAGGTGATATTTATACGCCTGGAACTGCTTCTAAACTAATTAACTTAAAACAATTGGCCATTGGCCTAGGGATTTGCTTCGATCTGCGCTATAGTGAAATGGCATTGGCCTATCGTAAACAAGGAGCAAACCTTCTTACTTATGCTTCAGCTTTTACCGTGCCGACAGGAAAGGCCCACTGGCATACATTAGTTAGGGCCAGAGCAATTGAATCTCAATGCTTTGTTATTGCTTCTGCTCAATGGGGCGCAAATAATGACAAAATTCAAACCTACGGCCATTCACTAATTGTTGACCCTTGGGGAGAGATACTTATTGATGCTGAACAAGGAGAGTCTATTCATACCTGTGAGCTTGACCTTGATAAAGTAGACCTTTCACGATCACAGGTTATTATGGGCCGTGAGTAA
- a CDS encoding GNAT family N-acetyltransferase: MSNLLLNVKKQFDFDEIRLLYQNPDDLSLAFPSASFPVDESQWNKWMANADSENYSLTFYLDDIPISHLSLKSYKESPGLCYLCFFIVDSEYRAKGYAKEAMSLTYDFIRSVLKKNEVWLIVDPNNTSAYSLYRKEGFKIVDKKLAGLRLKKKI; encoded by the coding sequence GTGAGTAACCTTCTATTAAATGTAAAGAAGCAGTTTGATTTTGATGAGATACGTTTGCTCTATCAAAATCCAGATGATCTTTCTTTGGCCTTTCCAAGTGCCAGCTTTCCAGTCGATGAATCTCAGTGGAATAAGTGGATGGCTAACGCTGATTCGGAAAATTACTCATTAACTTTCTATCTTGATGATATTCCAATTTCTCATTTATCTTTAAAAAGTTATAAAGAAAGTCCTGGGCTATGTTATTTATGCTTCTTCATTGTGGATAGTGAATATAGAGCAAAGGGCTACGCAAAAGAAGCAATGTCTTTAACATATGACTTTATAAGATCAGTACTAAAAAAGAATGAAGTTTGGCTTATTGTGGATCCAAATAATACTTCAGCCTATTCACTTTATAGAAAAGAAGGTTTTAAAATAGTTGATAAGAAACTAGCAGGACTAAGACTCAAGAAAAAAATCTAA
- a CDS encoding NifU family protein encodes MIRKVEALFDDQIRPALAAHGGNVEVIDIDNGKLFVKLSGGCQGCTSSSATLKDGIEKLIKQNFSEIEEVVDLTDHQSGDNPYFS; translated from the coding sequence ATGATAAGAAAAGTTGAAGCACTGTTTGATGATCAAATTCGTCCTGCCCTAGCTGCCCACGGTGGAAATGTAGAAGTTATTGATATAGATAATGGGAAGCTATTTGTTAAGCTAAGTGGAGGATGCCAAGGTTGTACAAGCTCAAGTGCTACTCTAAAAGATGGAATTGAAAAGCTAATTAAGCAGAACTTTTCAGAAATTGAAGAAGTTGTTGATCTTACAGATCACCAGTCAGGTGATAATCCATACTTCTCATAA
- a CDS encoding RsmE family RNA methyltransferase has product MNSICFFQHEISDNETIIFSDSKRLGHIQTHLKSSVGDILKVTILNTGIFEALIEEISSSRIKIKIQSELPASRPWFNLLVGLSRPQTIKKVLEHSTTFGAKSFSLFRANLSQKSYASSKIYENDTYQEYLIDGLAQSKTYFNLPDFELETYLNLQKFESQKNKFFLSLNSQSSFLDFKGQLDNPLIAIGPERGWTAKEEQKLTEAGFRPIKISHSCLRVEHAIYSAVSQLEMISLNKK; this is encoded by the coding sequence ATGAACAGTATCTGCTTTTTTCAACATGAAATTTCTGATAATGAGACCATTATTTTCTCAGATAGTAAGAGATTGGGGCATATTCAAACCCACCTAAAGTCCTCTGTTGGGGATATTCTAAAAGTGACAATTCTAAATACTGGAATTTTTGAAGCGCTCATTGAAGAGATTAGTTCTTCTAGAATAAAAATAAAGATTCAGTCTGAGCTTCCTGCGAGTAGGCCCTGGTTCAATCTTTTAGTTGGACTTAGTAGACCTCAAACTATTAAAAAAGTATTAGAACACTCTACAACCTTTGGCGCCAAATCATTTTCGTTATTTAGGGCCAACCTTTCACAAAAGAGCTACGCTAGCTCTAAGATTTATGAGAATGATACTTATCAAGAGTATCTAATAGATGGTCTTGCTCAATCTAAGACCTACTTCAATCTACCGGACTTTGAGTTAGAGACATACTTAAACCTGCAAAAGTTTGAATCACAAAAGAATAAATTCTTTCTTTCATTAAACTCACAGAGTAGTTTTCTCGATTTTAAAGGACAGCTAGATAATCCATTAATTGCAATCGGACCTGAAAGAGGGTGGACAGCTAAAGAAGAACAAAAGTTAACAGAAGCAGGTTTTCGTCCAATAAAAATTAGCCATAGCTGCTTAAGAGTAGAACACGCTATCTATAGTGCAGTTTCCCAGCTTGAAATGATCTCTTTAAACAAGAAATAA
- a CDS encoding DEAD/DEAH box helicase produces MTTAVDIAPIFSEKDSILLFLAPPGWGKTTLILDFYEKFDGSVVFISPLRALAEEFYKRAISLKNVYSASDSEGISKFKKKKKSMLILTAEKLSDEIINESLKKKVLFIFDEFHLFYYWGDTFRPLLLEKLMAVANIEARVLALSATMSDYLLSRWKEDFSVAMSNCFLLNLGNQYLLNRPEKIYRMSMFSDGFFNRRLIRCIDDDSTRGTILVFCRYRKDVELWTEFCQRRKINALGCVGGQVDTFLEKLAKNPRPRVIVTTSALSHGVNLPIVSRVFITYPVNNEDFWVQMVGRGGRDGSSYELYDMERIKIKDLNKMLFRNFLKMMVISIRDIIYTCLIGRV; encoded by the coding sequence ATGACAACTGCAGTAGATATTGCCCCGATATTTAGTGAAAAAGATAGTATATTACTCTTCTTGGCCCCTCCTGGTTGGGGAAAAACGACCTTAATATTAGATTTCTATGAGAAGTTTGATGGTTCGGTCGTATTTATCTCCCCGCTGAGAGCTCTTGCTGAAGAATTCTATAAAAGAGCAATTTCTTTAAAAAATGTTTATAGCGCTAGTGACTCGGAGGGTATTAGCAAATTCAAAAAAAAGAAGAAGTCTATGCTGATACTTACAGCAGAGAAGTTATCTGACGAAATTATTAATGAGTCGTTAAAAAAGAAAGTTCTGTTTATTTTTGATGAGTTTCATTTGTTTTATTACTGGGGAGATACGTTTAGACCATTATTGCTGGAAAAGCTTATGGCGGTAGCAAATATTGAGGCGAGGGTTCTTGCTCTTAGCGCAACTATGTCTGATTATTTATTATCTAGGTGGAAAGAAGATTTTTCAGTGGCCATGAGTAATTGTTTTCTTTTAAACCTTGGAAACCAGTACTTACTGAATAGACCAGAAAAGATATATCGTATGAGTATGTTTAGTGATGGTTTTTTTAATAGACGTCTAATTAGATGTATTGATGATGATAGTACTCGTGGAACCATCTTAGTTTTTTGCCGATATCGCAAGGATGTAGAGCTTTGGACTGAATTTTGTCAAAGAAGGAAGATAAATGCGCTTGGATGTGTAGGTGGGCAAGTCGATACTTTTTTGGAGAAATTGGCGAAGAACCCAAGGCCAAGAGTTATTGTGACAACTTCCGCTTTAAGTCATGGAGTAAACTTACCAATTGTTTCTAGAGTTTTTATTACTTACCCCGTTAATAATGAGGATTTCTGGGTTCAAATGGTGGGCAGAGGTGGGCGAGATGGCTCGAGCTATGAGCTCTATGATATGGAAAGAATTAAAATAAAGGATTTAAATAAAATGCTTTTTAGGAATTTTCTAAAAATGATGGTAATTTCAATTAGGGATATAATATATACCTGCTTAATAGGAAGAGTTTAG
- a CDS encoding DNA repair protein RecO produces MQTKVEGIVLSKTPFQDRHLVCRLLLRNGEKISAIFYGGQGGGSKKKSSFLEVGHLIKVEITRAKTTAQIFSIKEWSLSWNHNQIRKNHKAFYMLCFFLELADKLVVEADLFNGQYDEGVNEENIFKVLSNGIFYLEKNASTKDEFYTDLFVYISKILIQEGIFPERNHCVLSGEELISIERMSLLDEQGGFADSSCVNQESLDVRINPESTRELWNILCVVALTKYGEMEKVGEVPKSFAVRLIDYLFYQISVEKNEFKSMSLVI; encoded by the coding sequence GTGCAAACAAAAGTTGAAGGAATAGTACTTTCTAAAACACCATTTCAAGATAGACATCTTGTGTGCAGACTCCTTTTAAGAAATGGGGAGAAGATCTCGGCCATTTTTTATGGAGGTCAAGGTGGAGGAAGTAAAAAGAAAAGCTCATTTTTAGAAGTAGGTCATTTAATTAAGGTTGAAATAACGAGAGCTAAAACAACTGCTCAAATTTTCTCTATTAAAGAGTGGTCTCTCTCTTGGAATCATAATCAAATTAGAAAGAATCATAAAGCATTTTATATGCTTTGTTTCTTTCTTGAGTTGGCCGATAAACTCGTTGTTGAAGCTGATCTTTTTAATGGTCAATATGATGAAGGGGTTAATGAGGAAAATATATTTAAAGTTTTGAGCAATGGAATTTTTTATTTAGAAAAGAATGCATCTACTAAGGATGAGTTTTATACAGACCTCTTTGTATATATATCTAAAATTTTGATTCAAGAGGGAATTTTCCCAGAAAGAAACCACTGTGTTTTATCTGGAGAAGAGTTAATTTCCATTGAAAGAATGTCACTACTTGATGAACAAGGAGGATTTGCAGATTCAAGTTGTGTAAATCAAGAGTCTCTTGATGTCAGGATTAATCCCGAATCGACAAGAGAGTTATGGAATATTCTCTGTGTTGTTGCTCTGACAAAGTATGGCGAGATGGAAAAGGTTGGGGAAGTTCCAAAGTCTTTTGCTGTTAGATTAATTGATTATTTATTTTACCAGATAAGTGTTGAAAAGAATGAATTTAAATCTATGAGTTTAGTTATTTAA